The Acidobacteriota bacterium genome contains a region encoding:
- a CDS encoding dolichol-P-glucose synthetase, whose translation MTAISSPLLVAEAGKLPVPIAPEVSVVMPCLNEAETLRTCIEKALRAFRETQIDGEVVVADNGSTDGSPELARSCGARVVHVESRGYGAALTGGIDAARGKYVIMGDADDSYDFGDLPVFLQQLRAGFDLVMGNRFKGGIKPGAMPALHRYLGNPVLTRIGRLFFKSPCGDFHCGLRGFSRVAWQTMGLRTSGMEFASEMVVRATLLGMRITEVPTTLSPDGRSHPPHLRTWRDGWRHLHFLLSYSPRWLFFYPGMLLMVIGVLAATLALSGPHHFGNVLLDHGSVLCAPLALLLAVQAIGFAVFTNIFAISEGLLPRNKRFSSVLRFLTPEVGLLFGLALVLWGVGGSFIRARTLQLGSLDYAATQQILQSLMPYILLLSLGVQAILSSFFVSVLPLKAVLAESELSEVVQDAPSEHSLLQSTGS comes from the coding sequence ATGACCGCCATTAGCTCTCCGCTGCTCGTTGCTGAAGCAGGGAAACTGCCTGTTCCCATTGCTCCCGAAGTCTCAGTAGTGATGCCTTGTCTGAACGAGGCAGAGACACTACGAACTTGTATCGAAAAGGCGCTGCGCGCATTTCGAGAGACGCAAATCGACGGAGAAGTCGTCGTGGCTGATAACGGAAGCACGGATGGTTCTCCTGAGCTGGCGCGATCGTGCGGAGCTCGTGTGGTCCATGTCGAAAGCCGAGGTTACGGAGCAGCCCTGACGGGAGGAATTGACGCAGCGCGCGGCAAGTACGTCATTATGGGAGATGCCGATGACAGTTATGATTTTGGGGATTTGCCGGTTTTTCTCCAGCAGTTGCGCGCTGGTTTCGATCTGGTGATGGGCAACAGGTTCAAAGGCGGAATAAAGCCCGGTGCGATGCCGGCGCTACACCGATATCTTGGCAACCCGGTTCTCACGCGAATCGGACGCCTATTTTTCAAATCTCCTTGCGGGGATTTTCATTGCGGACTGCGAGGCTTCAGTCGAGTTGCCTGGCAAACAATGGGACTCCGGACGAGCGGAATGGAATTTGCAAGCGAAATGGTAGTGCGGGCTACGCTGCTCGGCATGCGGATTACAGAAGTGCCGACGACTCTATCACCGGATGGGAGGAGCCATCCGCCGCATCTCCGCACATGGCGAGACGGCTGGCGCCATCTTCATTTTCTGCTTTCGTACAGTCCACGCTGGCTTTTCTTTTATCCGGGAATGCTGCTCATGGTAATAGGTGTACTGGCTGCGACTCTCGCGCTCTCAGGACCACATCATTTCGGGAACGTATTGTTAGACCATGGCTCTGTCCTTTGCGCGCCTCTCGCGTTGCTTCTCGCTGTGCAGGCAATTGGGTTTGCCGTGTTTACAAATATATTTGCTATTTCTGAAGGGCTGTTGCCGCGCAACAAGAGATTCAGTAGCGTACTTCGCTTTCTGACACCAGAAGTCGGTTTGCTGTTTGGTTTAGCTCTTGTTCTCTGGGGCGTTGGTGGATCTTTCATTAGAGCTAGAACACTCCAGCTTGGGTCGCTTGACTATGCAGCCACGCAACAAATACTTCAATCTCTAATGCCCTACATACTTCTTCTTAGCCTGGGTGTTCAGGCGATTTTGTCCAGCTTCTTTGTCAGCGTATTACCTTTAAAAGCCGTATTGGCTGAGTCGGAATTGTCGGAAGTCGTGCAGGATGCGCCTTCGGAACACAGTCTGCTGCAATCTACTGGATCTTAA